The genomic region CCAATGCCTTCTAGCGACTACTGGTATTTAGTTGAACTAAGCGATGGACGTAGCTTTAAAGGTCACTTTGCCCTTAAGAGATAATCCATTATTCTATAAGAAAAAAGCGAGCTCAGGCTCGCTTTTTTTATAAAGCTAATTATAAACACGCTTTCGCGAAAGCGATAAAATCATAACTAACAATTCCATATTTTTATAGGTGTGAAAAAGAATCTACTCTATATCTGTTTTCTAATACTATCTATAAACACCTATGGTCAGAATCAAGCAAACTGGTGGTTTTTTGGGAACAATGCAGGATTAGATTTCAATACAGGCATTCCCATACCTACTACCATAGGACAATTAAGCACTAATGAAGGTTGTGCATCCATAGCAGATGCTTGTGGTTCCCTACTCTTTTATACAGATGGAATTACAGTATGGAATCAAAATCACATGGTAATGCCTAATGGGATGAATTTGTTAGGTGATCCTTCTAGCACACAGTCTGCATTAATAATACCACAACCAGATACACCAAATATTTACTACATTTTTACAGTAGGTGATTTTAATCCTATGACCGGTCTCAATTATAGTGTAGTTGATATGACATTGGATAACGGTCTAGGCGATGTTGTTCCTGCACAAAAAAATATAAATTTAATAGCAGACAGTACAGAGAAAGTAGCTGCTGCAGTTACAAATAATGGTGATGCATGGATTGTCACTTATGCAGAAGAGATAATAGGCTCGGGTTTATTTGATACTTTTTATGCCTTTAAATTGACCTCTAGTGGAATGGATTTAAGTGCTACCGTAACATCTACATTTAATAATGTACAGGCAGATGATCGTCGCGGCTATTTAAGAATCTCTCCAGATGGTTCTAATATAGTTATGATGACACAGCTGCCCGTAACCACAGGAACTGTAGGTCAGACCGGTCGTGGTGCATGGCTATTTGACTTTAATAATAGCACTGGAATGGTCAGTAATCCTGTTAGACTTCATTTTCCCGTGACACATCAGGCATATGGTGCTGAGTTTTCACCAGATTCTAGAAAAATTTATGTAGATATCAACACACAAAGTAATGGAAATGACGGTGATCGTATTTTATTACAATATAATCTGGATGCCCTTAATTTTGCAAATACACCTTTGACTATTTATAATACAGATCCAGCAGACATTACAGATAACGTAGCACGAGGTGCTTTACAAATAGGTCCAGATAATAAAATTTACTATTCTCGTAAGTCCACTCAATGGTTAAGTGTCATCAATAATCCTGATCAAATAGGAGCTGCAAGCACTTTTATACTCAATGGTGTACAAGTGGCTACAGGGACACAGGTTAATGAAGGTTTACCACCTTTTTATAATGCTTTTTTTAATCCATCTTTCTCTTTTATAGAAGCTTGTGAAACAAATGCAACTCATTTTTTTGCAGACGATATAGCAACCTGTCCTGGTAGTAATGTATTATGGGATTTTGGCGATCCTGCAAGTGGTGTTGATAACACATCATCACAACCAGATCCTTTGCACATATATAATACTGCTGGAACCTATATCGTGACATTGAGCATCAACACTATCAGAGGCAATTATACAACCAGTAAAGAAATTACCATAGTCCCACAACCTATTGCAAATACTGTCAATGATATAGAATTATGTGATGACGTGAGTAATAATGGCATAGAAGCAGTAGATTTCACAACTACTATGTCAACTGTTTTAGGCTTACAATCTAGTTCAGATTATCAGGTAACCATACATGAAACACTAACAGAAGCACAAAATGACTTTAATGCCCTACCAGTCAATTATAACGCGGTCAATGGCACCTATTATGCTAGAATAGATAGTAACGTTTCAAACGGTTGCTATGCTATTACAGCATTCGATATTATTATCAAT from Nonlabens arenilitoris harbors:
- a CDS encoding T9SS type B sorting domain-containing protein, with amino-acid sequence MKKNLLYICFLILSINTYGQNQANWWFFGNNAGLDFNTGIPIPTTIGQLSTNEGCASIADACGSLLFYTDGITVWNQNHMVMPNGMNLLGDPSSTQSALIIPQPDTPNIYYIFTVGDFNPMTGLNYSVVDMTLDNGLGDVVPAQKNINLIADSTEKVAAAVTNNGDAWIVTYAEEIIGSGLFDTFYAFKLTSSGMDLSATVTSTFNNVQADDRRGYLRISPDGSNIVMMTQLPVTTGTVGQTGRGAWLFDFNNSTGMVSNPVRLHFPVTHQAYGAEFSPDSRKIYVDINTQSNGNDGDRILLQYNLDALNFANTPLTIYNTDPADITDNVARGALQIGPDNKIYYSRKSTQWLSVINNPDQIGAASTFILNGVQVATGTQVNEGLPPFYNAFFNPSFSFIEACETNATHFFADDIATCPGSNVLWDFGDPASGVDNTSSQPDPLHIYNTAGTYIVTLSINTIRGNYTTSKEITIVPQPIANTVNDIELCDDVSNNGIEAVDFTTTMSTVLGLQSSSDYQVTIHETLTEAQNDFNALPVNYNAVNGTYYARIDSNVSNGCYAITAFDIIINPQPIINNIDDLYLCDIDNDSVENFDLNIAGLQALGTQDPIVFDISYHNSMGDAMTNSNSINSFYDNNTINESIWLRIENVNNTNCYAIDNFTINLIQQPEIIPLNDYELCDDESNDGIESFNLPTLNAQVLGNQPSTFNISYHSSSIDANQNINSLPNNLNTGTTVIWARLENNQQQVCFTIEPIQITVFPHPVIELPEDINKCIDDIVTITAPAGFNLYNWSNGETTRSIQIEAAGDYTVTGTDSNGCTAADTITISNYEPTIFTSIEVRQFTLRDNRIEVSVSGSGPWEYSIDDFFYQSLPVFSDLLPGFYNINVRSLNGCDQLTIPTTIIAAPNFFTPNQDGFHDYWQVIAIETEPDAQIYIFDRFGKLLKQLSPTGIGWDGTYNGNPMPSTDYWFKVILNDGQSFRGHFSLKR